A single genomic interval of Actinomycetota bacterium harbors:
- the rimI gene encoding ribosomal protein S18-alanine N-acetyltransferase, with product MKTIEISRMTYIDLQSVCEIERTVFPRPWTRSMFEHDLARPGYTFYIVARILSPSTDTCTPSSRVGRGVLKHWRTGPPTRRAKKIVGYGGMIRVGDEGRISTLAVDPAYQNRGIAKALMLTMAKWALKSGIQWLTLEVRRSNLVAQNLYKKFGFYKVAIRKGYYSDNNEDAIVMWTGDITSPNYKKLLEKMGRSLSISVIERIES from the coding sequence ATGAAAACCATTGAAATCTCCAGAATGACTTATATCGATCTTCAAAGCGTATGTGAGATTGAAAGGACTGTGTTTCCCAGACCGTGGACTCGATCCATGTTTGAGCATGACCTTGCTCGACCGGGTTACACTTTTTATATTGTGGCAAGGATTCTGAGTCCATCTACCGATACCTGCACCCCCTCCAGCCGAGTGGGGCGAGGCGTCCTGAAGCACTGGCGGACAGGCCCGCCCACCCGACGGGCGAAGAAGATAGTGGGATACGGCGGGATGATACGCGTCGGAGATGAGGGACGTATTTCAACACTTGCGGTGGATCCAGCCTATCAGAATCGCGGCATAGCGAAAGCTTTGATGCTCACCATGGCCAAATGGGCCCTAAAGAGTGGGATTCAATGGTTGACCCTGGAGGTAAGGAGGTCGAATCTTGTCGCTCAAAATCTTTATAAAAAATTCGGTTTTTATAAGGTAGCGATAAGAAAGGGTTATTACTCGGATAACAATGAGGATGCAATAGTCATGTGGACGGGAGATATTACTTCTCCTAACTATAAAAAGCTCCTGGAAAAGATGGGGCGAAGCCTGAGTATTAGCGTAATTGAGAGAATTGAAAGTTAG
- the tsaB gene encoding tRNA (adenosine(37)-N6)-threonylcarbamoyltransferase complex dimerization subunit type 1 TsaB, which yields MLVLAFDTATDACTVAIGTEDKLYGELTMYAPRAHMERLIPMVDYLLKQGGFSIDDLRGLAVGLGPGSFTGVRIGVTTAKILAQALNLPLVGISTLDCLAHPFTFGEELVCAVLDAKRGEVYSAIYRCLGGKFDLITPYQVMPPRDLCSKLKGYKQRVILVGDALYPYGDLLKNSLGSSVDFAPSWLWFPRASNLIALAMDKLLAGEGKEIFHVVPIYVRLSEAEEKMGRAAGKESFSHENH from the coding sequence ATGCTGGTATTAGCCTTTGATACGGCCACGGATGCTTGCACGGTGGCGATAGGAACTGAAGATAAGCTTTATGGGGAGCTCACAATGTATGCCCCGCGTGCGCACATGGAACGGCTCATTCCCATGGTAGACTATCTCCTTAAGCAGGGCGGCTTTTCCATCGATGACCTCCGAGGATTAGCCGTTGGATTGGGACCGGGCTCCTTTACGGGGGTCAGGATTGGGGTCACCACGGCCAAGATTCTCGCTCAGGCATTAAACCTACCCCTTGTGGGTATCTCAACATTGGACTGTTTAGCCCACCCCTTTACCTTTGGGGAGGAGCTGGTTTGCGCCGTTTTGGATGCCAAGCGGGGGGAAGTTTACAGCGCAATTTATAGGTGTTTGGGTGGCAAGTTTGATCTCATTACTCCCTATCAAGTTATGCCTCCACGGGATTTATGTTCGAAATTGAAAGGATATAAGCAAAGAGTAATCTTGGTGGGAGATGCACTATATCCCTACGGAGACCTGCTCAAAAATTCCTTAGGTTCCTCAGTGGATTTTGCCCCATCGTGGCTTTGGTTCCCCAGGGCGTCGAATCTCATTGCTCTTGCCATGGATAAGCTTCTTGCGGGAGAAGGTAAAGAGATTTTCCACGTAGTTCCCATTTATGTTCGTTTATCGGAAGCTGAGGAGAAGATGGGACGGGCGGCAGGGAAGGAAAGTTTTTCCCATGAAAACCATTGA
- the tsaE gene encoding tRNA (adenosine(37)-N6)-threonylcarbamoyltransferase complex ATPase subunit type 1 TsaE → MHSTFKVVTYSPEETKELARRLAPLLRAGDVLSLTGDLGAGKTCFTQGLGEALGIKRRITSPTFNLIKEYKNTLPLYHFDLYRLDSPLEMLDLGYEEYFFGDGITVIEWGDKVVSLLPSNYLEISFKRLLDENVRELRIFPHGPYWEKATKEWIKVGK, encoded by the coding sequence GTGCACAGCACATTTAAAGTTGTAACCTATTCTCCCGAGGAGACTAAGGAGCTGGCGAGAAGGCTTGCTCCTCTTCTTCGTGCTGGCGATGTTCTAAGTTTAACCGGAGATCTGGGGGCGGGGAAAACCTGTTTTACCCAAGGCCTGGGCGAGGCTTTGGGAATCAAGAGGAGAATCACCAGTCCCACCTTTAATCTGATTAAAGAATATAAAAATACTCTACCTTTATACCATTTTGATCTTTACCGCCTGGATTCACCCCTGGAGATGCTGGACCTCGGATACGAGGAATATTTCTTTGGCGATGGGATAACGGTGATCGAGTGGGGAGATAAGGTAGTCTCTCTCCTTCCATCCAACTATTTAGAAATATCATTTAAACGACTTTTAGATGAGAATGTTAGGGAGCTGCGAATCTTTCCCCATGGTCCTTACTGGGAAAAGGCGACTAAAGAGTGGATAAAAGTGGGGAAGTGA